The DNA segment GCCAAACGATTTGCTGCATCACCTGTTCAGGAGGATAAAGTTTCCAATGATCTGACCCCCTACCCTTTTAATCCCAATCAAACCACAAGAGAGGGATTTTTACAACTCGGACTTACCGGGCGCCAGGCTGATATGATCCTAAAGTACCTCGATGCAGGTGGCAGGTTCAGGTCAGTTGAGGATTTCGGTAAAATGTACTCCATCTCTGATGAAGAATTCGATGTGCTGAAACCATTTATTATCATCGAAGAGGAGACCACAATTCAAAAAGTAACCGCCCCGGGAACGGGTCAGAGGTCGCTCAAGCCATTTCCGTTTGATCCCAATACAGTTGACAGTGCTGAAATGCAGCTTATGGGTTTGCGTGATCCACAAATCCGAAATATATTGAATTACAGGAAATCGGGCGGAAAATTTACCATCAAAAAGGATCTGGAGAAACTTTACAGTTTTTCGGAGGATGACTACGCTGCACTGGAGAAGTACATTCTTCTGCCCTCAGTTGATACCGTTCCCAAATTCCTGAAATCACAGGAAGTTTCAATAATAGTTGAGATCAATACCGCAGATACAACAGCTTTGCTGCAGATCAAGGGTATCGGTCCGGCCTACGCGCGCCGGATTGTAAGTTACAGGGATAAACTGGGTGGGTTTTACGACAAGTCGCAGTTGCTTGAAGTGTTTGGGAT comes from the Bacteroidales bacterium genome and includes:
- a CDS encoding helix-hairpin-helix domain-containing protein — translated: MAKLTRNTKSFFIISKGQRNAMLVLFALLLLMILTYFILPFLIQPDKGQTSTFEEEAKRFAASPVQEDKVSNDLTPYPFNPNQTTREGFLQLGLTGRQADMILKYLDAGGRFRSVEDFGKMYSISDEEFDVLKPFIIIEEETTIQKVTAPGTGQRSLKPFPFDPNTVDSAEMQLMGLRDPQIRNILNYRKSGGKFTIKKDLEKLYSFSEDDYAALEKYILLPSVDTVPKFLKSQEVSIIVEINTADTTALLQIKGIGPAYARRIVSYRDKLGGFYDKSQLLEVFGMDTSKYVQIAGFIEVDKSRIRKMNLNKTGFKEIVAHPYLEFYIVKSIFEYKETKGKFDSVAELKQISLIYQQLYQKLEHYFTVD